One genomic segment of Caldimonas brevitalea includes these proteins:
- the nirD gene encoding nitrite reductase small subunit NirD, with protein MSTWKAVCRVGDIPVLGARRVARPQGVDVAVFRTQDDQVFALLDRCPHKGGPLSQGIVFGTSVACPLHNWTIGLDDGCAKTPDEGCTQRFSVRLEGDQVLLDLDELLTLALDELPPAAGAAIRLVAA; from the coding sequence ATGAGCACATGGAAAGCCGTTTGCCGCGTCGGCGACATTCCCGTCCTCGGGGCCCGTCGTGTCGCGCGGCCGCAGGGCGTCGACGTGGCCGTGTTCCGCACGCAGGACGACCAGGTGTTTGCCCTGCTCGACCGCTGCCCGCACAAGGGCGGCCCGTTGTCGCAAGGCATCGTGTTCGGCACCAGCGTGGCCTGTCCCTTGCACAACTGGACCATCGGCCTGGACGATGGCTGCGCGAAAACGCCTGACGAAGGTTGCACCCAACGCTTCAGCGTCCGGCTGGAGGGCGACCAGGTTCTGCTCGACCTCGACGAACTGCTGACGCTGGCGCTCGACGAACTGCCTCCCGCGGCCGGCGCGGCGATCCGCCTCGTCGCGGCATGA
- a CDS encoding nitrate reductase, producing MKETRSTCPYCGVGCGVIIASQDGQITGVRGDPDHPANFGRLCTKGSTLHLTAAAPVTWQARLLQPQRRDERGQAPRVIGWEAALDEAANRFANIIDRNGPDAVGFYISGQLLTEDYYVFNKLAKGLIGTNNVDTNSRLCMSSAVAGYKQTLGADAPPSCYEDIDHADLIFIVGANTAYAHPILFRRIEDAKRANPNLKLIVADPRRTETAEIADLHLPLLPGTDVALFHGLLHLLMWEGHIDHAYVQAHTTGFDALKTVVRDYDPRRVAAVCGLDEAALAQAAQWFGEAGSVLSLYCQGLNQSSSGTAKNAALINLHLATGQIGRPGAGPFSLTGQPNAMGGREVGGLANLLSAHRDLANPEHRDEVARLWGVRDVPAAPGKTAVEMFEAAADGAIKALWISCTNPAQSLPDQRTVRRALERAEYVVVQEAYATTATCAYADLLLPASTWGEKEGTVTNSERRISRVRAAVPPAGQARPDWLAVVEFARRLEQRLPQRLAGRPTLFPYQGVEDIWNEHRETTRGRDLDITGLSYALLDRHGPQQWPCPASSEGEASTSAPPDERRSFGRARLYEDGVFPTPDGRARFVAIRHEALAEPRDARYPFSLTTGRLRDHWHGMSRTGTLGRLFGHVPEPAVQLNPGDMTRRGLKDGDLVYLTSRRGSVVVPAQASEQVAPAQAFLAMHWGEEFLSGCSSTGEPLTGVNALTTSAFCPTSKQPELKHAAIKVLKAELPWSLLGAAWLPHDKALAARDTLRSMMRLFPFATCVPFGREPSERQVSGLLFRAAAHEAPPPDVLTQIEGLLGLSGTEVLRYHDVRRGQRRAVRLERRGPKEATLQAFVLAGDTSAEAWIKTLLQDELPAQAYGRLLLVPGAKAPVAVVAKGRQVCTCFNVTQPQIETALGACSGNAESQLAQLQEQLKCGTNCGSCVPELKRLVRAQLSVA from the coding sequence ATGAAGGAAACGCGCTCGACCTGCCCCTATTGCGGCGTCGGCTGCGGCGTGATCATCGCGTCGCAGGACGGGCAGATCACCGGCGTGCGGGGCGACCCGGACCACCCGGCCAACTTCGGCCGGCTCTGCACCAAGGGCAGCACCTTGCACCTGACGGCAGCGGCACCCGTGACCTGGCAAGCCCGTCTGCTGCAGCCGCAGCGGCGCGACGAGCGCGGCCAGGCGCCCCGGGTCATCGGCTGGGAAGCCGCGCTCGACGAGGCCGCCAACCGCTTCGCCAACATCATCGACCGCAACGGCCCCGACGCGGTCGGCTTCTACATCTCGGGCCAGCTGTTGACCGAGGACTATTACGTTTTCAACAAGCTGGCCAAGGGCTTGATCGGCACCAACAACGTCGACACCAACTCGCGGCTGTGCATGAGCAGCGCGGTGGCCGGCTACAAGCAGACGCTGGGCGCGGACGCGCCGCCCAGCTGTTATGAAGACATCGACCACGCCGACTTGATCTTCATCGTCGGCGCCAACACCGCCTATGCGCACCCGATCCTGTTCCGCCGCATCGAAGACGCCAAACGTGCCAACCCGAACCTCAAGCTGATCGTCGCCGACCCGCGCCGCACCGAAACGGCCGAGATCGCCGATCTGCACCTGCCCCTGCTGCCGGGCACCGACGTGGCGCTGTTCCACGGCCTGCTGCACCTGCTGATGTGGGAAGGCCACATCGACCATGCCTACGTGCAGGCCCACACCACCGGCTTCGATGCGCTGAAGACCGTGGTGCGCGACTACGACCCGCGGCGGGTCGCTGCCGTGTGCGGGCTCGACGAAGCTGCGCTGGCCCAGGCGGCGCAGTGGTTCGGCGAAGCCGGCAGCGTGCTGTCGCTGTACTGCCAGGGGCTGAACCAGAGCAGCAGCGGCACGGCCAAGAACGCCGCCTTGATCAATCTGCACCTGGCCACCGGCCAGATCGGCCGCCCGGGTGCTGGCCCCTTCTCGTTGACGGGCCAGCCCAATGCGATGGGCGGGCGTGAAGTCGGCGGCCTGGCCAACCTGCTGAGCGCGCACCGCGACCTGGCCAACCCCGAGCACCGCGACGAGGTCGCGCGTCTGTGGGGGGTGCGGGACGTGCCCGCCGCGCCGGGCAAAACCGCCGTCGAGATGTTCGAGGCCGCGGCCGACGGCGCCATCAAGGCCTTGTGGATCTCCTGCACCAACCCCGCCCAGTCACTGCCGGACCAGCGCACCGTGCGGCGTGCCCTGGAACGGGCCGAGTACGTGGTGGTGCAGGAGGCGTACGCCACCACCGCCACCTGTGCCTATGCCGACCTGCTGCTGCCGGCGAGCACCTGGGGCGAGAAGGAAGGCACGGTCACCAACAGCGAGCGCCGCATCAGCCGGGTGCGCGCCGCCGTGCCGCCCGCCGGGCAGGCTCGGCCGGATTGGCTCGCGGTGGTCGAGTTTGCGCGACGCCTCGAACAGCGCCTGCCGCAACGCCTCGCCGGTCGGCCGACGCTGTTCCCCTATCAGGGCGTCGAGGACATCTGGAACGAACACCGTGAAACCACCCGTGGGCGCGACCTCGACATCACCGGCCTCAGCTATGCCCTGCTGGACCGTCACGGGCCTCAGCAATGGCCCTGCCCCGCGTCGAGCGAAGGCGAGGCCAGCACGTCGGCCCCACCAGACGAGCGGCGTTCTTTCGGTCGTGCCCGGCTCTACGAAGACGGCGTCTTCCCCACGCCGGACGGCCGCGCGCGCTTCGTGGCGATACGCCACGAAGCGCTGGCCGAACCACGCGATGCGCGCTACCCCTTCAGCCTGACCACCGGGCGGCTGCGCGACCACTGGCACGGCATGAGCCGAACGGGCACCTTGGGGCGCTTGTTCGGGCATGTGCCGGAGCCCGCCGTGCAGTTGAACCCGGGCGACATGACGCGGCGCGGGCTGAAAGACGGCGATCTGGTCTATCTGACGTCGCGACGCGGCAGTGTGGTGGTGCCGGCGCAGGCGAGCGAGCAAGTCGCGCCCGCGCAAGCCTTTCTGGCGATGCACTGGGGCGAGGAATTCCTGTCGGGCTGCAGCAGCACCGGCGAGCCGCTGACCGGCGTCAACGCCCTCACCACGTCGGCCTTCTGCCCCACCTCGAAACAGCCCGAACTGAAACACGCGGCGATCAAGGTGCTGAAGGCCGAGCTGCCGTGGTCCTTGCTCGGCGCCGCCTGGCTGCCGCACGACAAGGCGCTGGCGGCGCGCGACACGCTGCGCTCGATGATGCGCTTGTTCCCGTTTGCCACCTGCGTGCCCTTCGGACGCGAGCCGAGTGAGCGGCAGGTCAGCGGCCTGCTGTTCCGCGCCGCGGCCCACGAGGCGCCGCCGCCGGACGTGCTGACCCAGATCGAGGGGCTGCTGGGGCTGAGCGGCACCGAGGTGCTGCGCTATCACGATGTGCGCCGGGGCCAGCGTCGGGCGGTCCGCCTCGAGCGGCGCGGGCCCAAGGAGGCGACCTTGCAGGCCTTCGTGCTGGCCGGCGACACCAGCGCCGAGGCCTGGATCAAGACGCTGTTGCAGGACGAACTGCCCGCGCAGGCCTACGGCCGGCTGTTGCTGGTGCCCGGCGCCAAGGCGCCGGTCGCGGTGGTGGCCAAGGGGCGCCAGGTCTGCACCTGCTTCAACGTCACTCAGCCGCAGATCGAGACGGCCCTGGGTGCGTGCTCGGGCAACGCCGAGTCGCAACTGGCGCAGCTCCAGGAGCAACTCAAGTGCGGCACCAACTGCGGCTCCTGCGTGCCGGAGTTGAAGCGCTTGGTGCGGGCCCAGCTCAGCGTCGCGTGA
- the ybiB gene encoding DNA-binding protein YbiB, protein MSIAPYIKVIGRGKDGARPISRDQAYDLMCQVLDRRVTDLEIGAFAVAMRIKGESLDELDGFLAATTERCIPVACSRPTLVLPSYNGARRLPNLTPLLALLLAQEGVPVLVHGVPDDPGRVTTAEIFQVLGLPIAQDEAGIQRAWQRREPVFIRTEVLCPPLAHLLDARWQIGLRNPGHTVAKLLDPCTPGAGLRVVNYTHPEYGVTLNQFLQQTHANALLMRGTEGEPVADPRRTPRIEVFLGGVSQPGLSVAAREGVLAELPILPRECDAATTAVYIQGVVSGEKPAPPALLQQVECILQALRRLPVTGGVPAAPPVPPVLDERTA, encoded by the coding sequence ATGAGCATCGCCCCGTACATCAAGGTGATCGGCCGCGGCAAGGACGGCGCGCGTCCGATTTCCCGGGACCAGGCCTACGACCTGATGTGCCAGGTGCTCGACCGCCGCGTCACCGACCTCGAGATCGGCGCCTTCGCGGTCGCCATGCGCATCAAAGGTGAGTCGCTCGACGAACTGGACGGCTTTCTCGCGGCGACGACCGAGCGCTGCATCCCGGTGGCGTGCAGCCGCCCCACGTTGGTGCTCCCCTCGTACAACGGTGCCCGCCGGCTGCCCAACCTGACGCCGCTGCTGGCCTTGCTGCTGGCCCAGGAAGGTGTCCCCGTCTTGGTGCACGGGGTGCCGGACGACCCGGGTCGGGTCACCACGGCCGAGATTTTCCAGGTGCTGGGGCTGCCGATCGCCCAGGACGAGGCCGGCATCCAGCGCGCGTGGCAGCGCCGCGAGCCGGTGTTCATCCGGACCGAGGTGTTGTGCCCGCCGCTCGCCCACCTGCTCGACGCCCGCTGGCAGATCGGCCTGCGCAACCCGGGCCATACGGTCGCCAAGCTGCTCGATCCGTGCACGCCGGGTGCCGGCCTGCGCGTCGTCAACTACACCCATCCGGAATACGGTGTCACGCTGAACCAGTTCCTGCAGCAGACCCACGCCAATGCCCTGCTGATGCGCGGCACCGAAGGCGAGCCGGTGGCAGACCCGCGGCGCACGCCGCGCATCGAAGTGTTCCTCGGCGGTGTGAGCCAACCCGGCTTGAGCGTGGCCGCCCGCGAAGGTGTGCTGGCGGAGCTGCCGATCCTGCCGCGCGAATGCGACGCGGCGACGACGGCGGTCTACATCCAGGGGGTGGTCAGCGGTGAGAAGCCGGCGCCGCCCGCCTTGCTGCAACAAGTGGAATGCATCTTGCAAGCACTGCGGCGCCTGCCCGTCACGGGCGGCGTTCCTGCAGCCCCACCTGTTCCGCCCGTCCTCGATGAACGTACTGCCTGA
- the cobA gene encoding uroporphyrinogen-III C-methyltransferase has protein sequence MNVLPDTPAPVSHRPTVTLVGAGPGDPELLTVKAIKAIRRATVLLVDDLVGEGVLRYARRSARIVYVGKRGGCASTPQAFIERLMQSEAQKGEQVVRLKGGDPFVFGRGGEEREHLRAAGLEVDVINGITSGLAAATSLGVPLTHRDHAHGVIFVTGHAKGADAQLDWAQLSATAAQGFTLVIYMGVSQAGQLQAGLLSALPPHTPLAVVQHASLPAQRHAVGTLGGLTHLIESEGLGSPAIIVVGDVLRGLAAAQGQQPQPLNAAAA, from the coding sequence ATGAACGTACTGCCTGACACCCCTGCCCCCGTTTCGCACCGTCCCACCGTGACCCTCGTCGGCGCCGGCCCCGGTGACCCCGAACTGCTGACCGTCAAGGCGATCAAGGCGATCCGCCGCGCCACCGTGCTGCTGGTCGACGACTTGGTGGGCGAAGGCGTGCTGCGCTATGCGCGCCGCTCGGCGCGCATCGTTTACGTCGGCAAGCGTGGGGGCTGCGCCAGCACGCCGCAGGCTTTCATCGAACGACTGATGCAAAGCGAAGCGCAAAAGGGCGAACAGGTGGTGCGCCTCAAAGGCGGCGACCCGTTCGTGTTCGGCCGCGGCGGCGAAGAGCGCGAACACCTGCGCGCCGCCGGCTTGGAGGTGGACGTGATCAACGGCATCACCTCAGGCCTGGCCGCCGCCACCAGCCTCGGCGTGCCGCTGACACACCGCGACCATGCACACGGCGTGATCTTCGTCACCGGGCATGCGAAAGGCGCCGACGCGCAGCTCGACTGGGCCCAGCTGTCGGCCACCGCGGCGCAAGGCTTCACGCTGGTGATCTACATGGGGGTGTCGCAGGCCGGGCAGTTGCAGGCCGGCCTGCTGTCGGCGTTGCCGCCGCACACGCCGCTGGCGGTGGTGCAGCACGCCAGCCTGCCCGCCCAGCGCCACGCGGTCGGCACCTTGGGCGGGCTCACCCACCTGATCGAGTCCGAAGGCCTGGGCAGCCCGGCGATCATCGTCGTCGGCGATGTGCTGCGCGGGCTGGCCGCCGCCCAAGGCCAGCAGCCCCAGCCGCTCAATGCGGCTGCCGCCTGA
- a CDS encoding LysE family transporter translates to MSWDAWWAFFFAVWVIALSPGAGAVLSMSHGLSYGLARASVTILGLQVGLLFVLGVAGAGLGALLVASETAFTVVKVVGALYLLWLGLQQWRAPAVARTGAVAAAPLSARRRFLTGVLTNATNPKGILFTVAVLPQFIDPARPPALQLAIMGATMTCVDLIVMHSYAGLAAHLQRWLRSARAQRWQNRFFGGVLMAVGAALFFVRRQPH, encoded by the coding sequence ATGAGTTGGGATGCCTGGTGGGCATTTTTCTTCGCGGTGTGGGTCATCGCGCTGTCGCCGGGCGCGGGGGCGGTGCTGTCGATGAGCCACGGGCTCTCGTACGGCCTGGCGCGCGCCAGCGTCACGATCCTCGGGCTGCAGGTGGGGCTGCTGTTCGTGTTGGGGGTCGCCGGGGCCGGGCTGGGCGCGCTGCTGGTGGCATCGGAAACCGCCTTCACCGTCGTCAAGGTGGTCGGCGCGCTCTACCTGCTATGGCTGGGCCTGCAGCAATGGCGGGCCCCTGCGGTGGCGCGTACCGGTGCGGTGGCCGCCGCGCCTCTGTCGGCGCGCCGGCGTTTTCTCACCGGGGTGCTGACCAATGCCACCAACCCCAAGGGCATCCTGTTCACGGTGGCGGTGCTGCCGCAGTTCATCGACCCGGCACGCCCGCCCGCGCTGCAGCTTGCGATCATGGGCGCGACGATGACCTGTGTCGACCTGATCGTGATGCACAGCTACGCCGGCTTGGCGGCGCACCTGCAGCGCTGGCTGCGCAGCGCAAGGGCGCAGCGCTGGCAGAACCGCTTCTTCGGCGGCGTGCTGATGGCCGTCGGCGCGGCGCTGTTTTTCGTCAGGCGGCAGCCGCATTGA
- a CDS encoding MFS transporter encodes MSSPASERAARGAPSLRAARWATRTQFFCTGFLFATWGVHIPTVRAHYEISEAALGMAMLAAGVGALLGLSRAGALIGRHGPKAVAWVCGLVSTAAIAALLSLPGYAALLAVLAVFGVASGIFDVAINAEASELERREGVPLMSGFHAMFSLGGMAGAGLGSLLLGWQVTPQTHLVGLSALTAVAVWLACLQMLPPEAPVEASTPFRLPRGALLLLGLLAALGLVAEGAMYDWSVLYMQKELGSPQDQAALAYASFSAAMAAARFGGDRVRARYAAAPLTIASAALAAVAMAVVLVVGDPVVALIGFALVGVGFGNIVPVLFSAAARVPGTSPAHGIAAVSSVGYVGFMAGPPLIGVLAQQSSLTAALFVVVVFAAVLALGARAALGRAG; translated from the coding sequence ATGTCCAGTCCTGCAAGCGAGCGAGCGGCTCGCGGCGCGCCTTCCTTGCGCGCCGCGCGGTGGGCCACCCGCACCCAGTTCTTCTGTACCGGCTTTCTGTTCGCCACCTGGGGCGTGCACATTCCCACCGTGCGGGCCCATTACGAGATCAGCGAGGCCGCGCTGGGCATGGCGATGCTGGCGGCCGGCGTCGGCGCGTTGCTGGGGCTGTCCCGCGCCGGCGCGTTGATCGGACGCCATGGGCCGAAGGCGGTCGCCTGGGTCTGCGGCCTGGTCTCGACCGCCGCGATCGCCGCGCTGCTGAGCCTGCCCGGGTACGCCGCCTTGCTCGCGGTGCTGGCCGTGTTCGGTGTCGCCAGCGGCATCTTCGACGTCGCCATCAATGCCGAAGCCTCGGAGCTGGAGCGCCGCGAAGGCGTGCCGCTGATGAGCGGCTTTCATGCGATGTTCAGCTTGGGGGGCATGGCGGGCGCGGGTTTGGGCAGCCTGTTGCTCGGCTGGCAGGTGACGCCGCAAACGCATCTGGTCGGGCTGTCGGCGTTGACCGCGGTGGCGGTCTGGCTGGCCTGTTTGCAGATGCTGCCGCCCGAGGCGCCGGTCGAGGCCTCGACACCGTTCCGTCTGCCGCGCGGCGCCTTGCTGCTGCTGGGGCTGCTGGCGGCGCTGGGGTTGGTTGCGGAAGGCGCGATGTACGACTGGAGCGTGCTCTACATGCAGAAGGAACTCGGCAGCCCGCAAGACCAGGCGGCGCTCGCCTATGCGAGCTTCTCGGCCGCGATGGCGGCGGCCCGTTTCGGCGGTGACCGGGTGCGCGCGCGCTACGCCGCCGCACCGTTGACCATCGCCAGCGCGGCGCTCGCGGCGGTGGCCATGGCCGTGGTGCTCGTCGTGGGCGACCCCGTCGTGGCGTTGATCGGCTTTGCGCTGGTCGGCGTCGGGTTCGGCAACATCGTCCCGGTGCTGTTCAGCGCCGCCGCCCGGGTGCCGGGCACCTCGCCGGCGCACGGCATTGCGGCGGTGTCGTCGGTGGGCTACGTCGGCTTCATGGCCGGCCCGCCCTTGATCGGGGTGCTGGCGCAGCAGTCGTCGCTCACCGCCGCCTTGTTCGTGGTGGTGGTGTTCGCGGCGGTGCTGGCGTTGGGCGCGCGCGCCGCGCTCGGTCGCGCCGGCTGA
- a CDS encoding sterol desaturase family protein, whose translation MLDKLNQLSESHGSLRRGTGMVSGVVALTLAILCFLGVLAFHFPQYLTTPQLRKSYDVDTLRTVMYWAMVVSGSTALFNVAFGRVRWLSFVAFALVGLTLALGGHKVPVGDFPDHTPYIGLDWFILDLLGSTLIFVFIEKLFPLRREQPVFRPEWQTDFHHFIVNHMVVGFVLLATNLLVHRLFGWAVKDGVQGYVQQLPFPVALFLIVLVADLVQYWTHRAYHEVPALWRLHAVHHSVKSMDWMAGSRQHILELLLTRTLVLAPIFVLGFSKEVIDTYIVIVGFQAVFNHANVSVRLGPLRYLLVTPNFHHWHHSQDAEALDKNYAAHYAFLDYLFGTAVKSDREWPEQYGVLGDYVPNGFFKQLKFPFTWKP comes from the coding sequence ATGCTGGACAAACTCAATCAACTCAGCGAGTCGCACGGCTCGCTGCGCCGCGGCACCGGCATGGTGTCGGGTGTGGTAGCGCTGACGCTGGCCATCCTGTGCTTCCTCGGCGTGCTCGCCTTTCACTTCCCGCAGTACCTGACCACACCGCAGCTGCGCAAGTCCTACGACGTCGATACGCTGCGCACCGTGATGTATTGGGCGATGGTGGTCTCCGGCTCCACCGCGTTGTTCAACGTGGCGTTCGGCCGGGTGCGCTGGCTGTCGTTCGTCGCCTTCGCGCTGGTGGGCCTGACGCTGGCCCTGGGCGGGCACAAGGTGCCGGTCGGCGACTTCCCCGACCACACGCCCTACATCGGCCTCGACTGGTTCATCCTCGACCTGCTCGGCTCGACGCTGATCTTCGTCTTCATCGAAAAGCTGTTCCCGCTGCGCCGCGAGCAGCCGGTGTTCCGCCCCGAGTGGCAAACCGACTTCCACCACTTCATCGTCAACCACATGGTGGTCGGCTTCGTGCTGCTGGCCACGAACTTGCTGGTCCACCGGCTGTTCGGCTGGGCCGTCAAGGACGGCGTGCAGGGCTATGTGCAGCAACTGCCCTTCCCGGTGGCGTTGTTCCTGATCGTGCTGGTCGCCGACCTCGTGCAGTACTGGACCCACCGCGCCTACCACGAGGTGCCGGCGCTGTGGCGCCTGCACGCGGTGCACCACAGCGTCAAAAGCATGGACTGGATGGCCGGCTCACGCCAGCACATCCTCGAGCTGCTGCTGACCCGCACCCTGGTGCTGGCGCCGATCTTCGTGCTCGGCTTCTCGAAGGAAGTGATCGACACCTACATCGTCATCGTCGGCTTCCAGGCCGTGTTCAACCACGCCAACGTCAGCGTGCGGCTCGGCCCGCTGCGCTACCTGCTGGTGACGCCCAACTTCCACCATTGGCACCACTCGCAAGACGCCGAGGCGCTCGACAAGAACTACGCGGCCCACTACGCCTTCCTCGATTACCTGTTCGGCACCGCCGTCAAGTCCGACCGCGAGTGGCCGGAGCAATACGGCGTACTGGGCGACTACGTGCCCAACGGCTTCTTCAAGCAGCTCAAGTTCCCGTTCACCTGGAAACCGTGA
- a CDS encoding NAD(P)/FAD-dependent oxidoreductase, with the protein MLKFDAVFIGAGAAGLFAAGIAGQAGLKVLVIDHAEKVAEKIRISGGGRCNFTNRDATPANFLSENPHFCRSALARYTPQDFLSLVQRHRIGWHEKHKGQLFCDESSDEIIAMLLRECEQGAVTRWQPCSVAAVRHGTQGFELDTSAGVVATRHVVVATGGLSIPKIGASDFGYRLARQFGHRIVETRPALVPLTFDATQWAPYAALAGVSLEVRIAAGGGKARTEFLEDLLFTHRGLSGPAVLQISSFWRPGQALEIDLTPQLDLAPQLRAAKTGSRKQVGTELAARLPDRLAQAWLAEAPELAGRPIADVKDKDLDALAHRLQHWTLTPSGTEGYRKAEVTAGGVDTRELSSQTLESRRVPGLHFIGEVVDVTGWLGGYNFQWAWASAAACARALAAQRAA; encoded by the coding sequence ATGCTGAAGTTCGACGCGGTTTTCATCGGCGCCGGCGCCGCCGGGTTGTTCGCAGCCGGCATCGCCGGCCAGGCGGGCCTGAAGGTGCTGGTGATCGACCATGCCGAGAAGGTCGCCGAGAAGATCCGCATTTCCGGCGGCGGCCGCTGCAACTTCACCAACCGCGACGCCACGCCGGCCAACTTCCTGTCCGAGAACCCGCATTTCTGCCGCTCGGCGCTGGCACGCTACACGCCACAGGACTTCCTCTCGCTCGTGCAGCGCCACCGCATTGGTTGGCACGAAAAGCACAAGGGCCAGTTGTTCTGCGACGAGTCGAGCGACGAGATCATCGCCATGCTGTTGCGCGAATGCGAGCAAGGCGCCGTGACGCGTTGGCAGCCGTGCAGCGTCGCAGCGGTCCGCCACGGGACGCAAGGGTTCGAGCTGGACACCTCGGCCGGCGTTGTCGCCACCCGCCATGTGGTGGTGGCCACAGGGGGTCTGTCGATCCCGAAGATCGGCGCGAGCGATTTCGGCTACCGCCTGGCACGCCAGTTCGGGCACCGCATCGTCGAGACACGTCCGGCGCTGGTCCCGCTGACCTTCGACGCCACCCAATGGGCCCCCTATGCCGCGCTGGCCGGGGTGTCGCTCGAAGTGCGCATCGCGGCCGGCGGCGGCAAGGCGCGCACTGAATTCCTGGAAGACCTGCTGTTCACCCACCGCGGCCTGAGCGGCCCCGCCGTGCTGCAGATCTCGAGCTTCTGGCGCCCCGGACAGGCGCTGGAGATCGACCTGACACCTCAACTCGACCTGGCGCCCCAGCTGCGCGCGGCCAAGACGGGCTCGCGCAAGCAGGTGGGCACCGAACTCGCGGCGCGCCTGCCCGACCGCCTGGCGCAGGCGTGGCTCGCCGAGGCACCGGAGCTGGCCGGCCGGCCGATCGCGGACGTGAAGGACAAGGACCTCGACGCATTGGCGCACCGCCTGCAGCATTGGACGCTGACACCGTCCGGTACCGAGGGCTACCGCAAGGCCGAAGTGACCGCGGGCGGTGTCGACACCCGTGAACTCAGCTCCCAGACACTGGAAAGTCGCCGCGTGCCAGGGCTGCATTTCATCGGGGAGGTGGTGGACGTGACCGGCTGGCTCGGCGGTTACAACTTCCAGTGGGCCTGGGCCAGCGCGGCAGCCTGCGCGCGCGCCCTGGCCGCCCAGCGGGCGGCGTGA
- the rpsU gene encoding 30S ribosomal protein S21: protein MTTIRVKENEPFDVALRRFKRTIEKLGLLTELRAREFYEKPTAERKRKKAAAVKRHYKRVRSMQLPKKLY, encoded by the coding sequence ATGACTACTATTCGCGTCAAAGAAAACGAGCCGTTCGACGTCGCCCTGCGTCGCTTCAAGCGCACCATCGAAAAGCTGGGCCTGCTGACCGAGCTGCGTGCTCGCGAGTTCTACGAAAAGCCCACCGCCGAGCGCAAGCGCAAGAAGGCAGCCGCGGTGAAGCGTCACTACAAGCGCGTTCGCAGCATGCAGCTGCCGAAGAAGTTGTACTGA
- a CDS encoding GatB/YqeY domain-containing protein translates to MSLKNQITEDMKTAMRAKDADRLSTIRMLLAALKQKEVDERVELDDAAVIGIVDKLIKQRKDSYTQYSQAGRSDLADKEAAEIKVLEGYLPQRLSPEEIAAEVAKIVAETGAAGPGDMGKVMGAAKTRLAGKADMGQVSSAVKQALSR, encoded by the coding sequence ATGAGCCTCAAGAACCAGATCACCGAAGACATGAAGACGGCCATGCGTGCCAAGGACGCCGACCGCCTGTCGACCATCCGCATGCTGCTCGCCGCGCTGAAACAGAAAGAAGTCGACGAGCGTGTCGAACTAGACGACGCCGCGGTGATCGGGATCGTCGACAAGCTGATCAAGCAGCGCAAGGACTCCTACACGCAATACAGCCAGGCCGGTCGGAGCGATCTGGCCGACAAGGAAGCAGCCGAGATCAAGGTGCTCGAAGGCTATCTGCCACAGCGGCTGAGCCCGGAGGAGATCGCCGCAGAGGTCGCCAAGATCGTCGCCGAAACCGGCGCTGCGGGCCCGGGCGACATGGGCAAGGTGATGGGCGCCGCCAAGACTCGCCTGGCCGGCAAGGCCGACATGGGCCAGGTGTCGAGCGCCGTCAAGCAGGCCTTGAGCCGATAA
- a CDS encoding TIGR01244 family sulfur transferase: MSLPIQQLSPDLCVAPQLDPAAMQLAAEAGFKSVINNRPDHEGGAEQPTSAQIEAAARAAGLEYVHLPVNPSVQTPEEIARFGELLQTLPKPVLAFCRSGGRCTRLFRAATGG, translated from the coding sequence ATGAGTCTGCCGATCCAGCAGCTGTCCCCCGACCTGTGCGTCGCACCCCAACTTGATCCCGCCGCGATGCAGCTGGCGGCAGAAGCGGGGTTCAAAAGCGTGATCAACAACCGCCCCGATCACGAAGGCGGCGCGGAGCAACCGACCAGCGCCCAGATCGAGGCGGCCGCGCGCGCCGCCGGCCTCGAATACGTGCACCTGCCGGTCAACCCCTCGGTGCAGACGCCCGAGGAGATCGCCCGCTTCGGTGAACTGCTGCAGACCCTGCCCAAACCGGTTCTCGCCTTCTGCCGTTCCGGCGGCCGCTGCACGCGCTTGTTCCGCGCGGCCACCGGCGGCTGA